In one Sphingobium indicum B90A genomic region, the following are encoded:
- a CDS encoding glycosyltransferase family 2 protein translates to MANIIVCIATCNRPQGLRRTLESLAAQQTRHNLEVLVADNDAARQEGLAVVEQLASKGYRWPIEAVLVAERGIPLVRNALVAAALARPGATHVAMLDDDEAASPGWIDAMADTAQRWDADVVGGAVLREMDSAVAPWAARHPLLAPKRRGQSGPVALVDSTANVLIAATALRAMGERPFDERMALTGGSDKQLFTRMQRAGFRFAWSEEAVVTELIPASRVTARWLLMRGYRVGMTDMMVERFHKGRLRASLGEAPRIAAGFLVGSLGAVATLDRGKRVERLGKLYRAAGKIAGLAGFHYEEYRKVHGA, encoded by the coding sequence ATGGCTAATATCATCGTCTGCATCGCCACCTGCAACCGTCCGCAGGGATTGCGGCGGACCCTGGAATCCCTTGCTGCGCAGCAAACGCGGCACAATCTGGAAGTGCTGGTGGCCGACAATGACGCCGCCCGGCAGGAAGGGCTGGCCGTGGTCGAGCAGCTTGCCTCCAAGGGCTATCGCTGGCCGATCGAAGCCGTGCTGGTGGCGGAGCGCGGCATTCCGCTGGTGCGCAACGCGCTCGTCGCCGCCGCGCTGGCGCGGCCCGGCGCGACCCATGTCGCCATGCTGGACGATGACGAGGCCGCCTCCCCCGGCTGGATCGACGCCATGGCCGATACGGCGCAACGCTGGGACGCGGATGTGGTCGGCGGCGCCGTGCTGCGGGAAATGGACAGCGCCGTCGCCCCCTGGGCTGCCCGCCATCCCCTGCTCGCCCCCAAGCGGCGCGGGCAGTCCGGCCCGGTCGCGCTGGTGGACAGCACAGCCAATGTGCTGATCGCCGCCACGGCCCTGCGCGCCATGGGGGAGCGCCCCTTCGACGAGCGCATGGCGCTGACCGGCGGGTCGGACAAGCAGCTTTTCACCCGCATGCAGCGTGCCGGTTTCCGCTTCGCCTGGTCGGAGGAGGCGGTCGTGACCGAACTCATCCCCGCCAGCCGCGTCACCGCCAGATGGCTGCTGATGCGCGGCTATCGCGTCGGCATGACCGACATGATGGTGGAGCGGTTCCACAAGGGCAGGCTGCGCGCCTCCCTGGGGGAGGCGCCGCGCATCGCCGCGGGCTTCCTCGTCGGATCGCTGGGCGCGGTCGCCACGCTCGACCGGGGGAAACGGGTCGAGCGGCTGGGCAAGCTGTATCGCGCGGCCGGCAAGATCGCCGGCCTCGCCGGATTCCACTATGAAGAATATCGAAAGGTGCATGGCGCATGA
- a CDS encoding GNVR domain-containing protein has translation MTMNPMDLLAALQARWRTAAMIGGILFLLVAITAFLQPRQYMGTASLLLDLSQTDPTDTNTAQGPKPDTDSILGTQTDIIRSGKVMNAVAREAGFVNAMPTDMPADARVQAAAATVAKNMTITTGRQSNVLQIQYLDADPQVAAKVANLIARIYMREQVELRASPARGSAKWFDEQTEEVRRRYEIAQKKLSDFQRAHDIIGINRMDLEAEKLKNLSYQLTQAQAEAAAARSKAGAGSVSDIEGSLIVQNLQEQVAAQSARVSELQKTLGPNHPTMAAAAAQLSELQSKLAAARASQAGAVSANSVAASRREGDLKSNMAGQEDRMIRMSDVQDQLMVLQRDVDAARQTYDTVRQRFNEAVLKSQISQPNASPLDEATVPLLPAKPNIMLWLIGGIALGLVGGVAAVILMEIVHPRVRSAAGVARATEVDVITELVPVPARQAKFFKQQEAA, from the coding sequence ATGACCATGAACCCGATGGATTTGCTGGCCGCGCTTCAGGCGCGCTGGCGCACGGCGGCGATGATCGGGGGCATATTGTTCCTGCTCGTCGCGATCACCGCTTTTCTGCAGCCGCGGCAATATATGGGCACGGCGTCGCTGCTGCTCGACCTTTCGCAGACCGATCCGACCGACACCAATACGGCGCAGGGGCCCAAGCCCGACACGGATTCCATCCTGGGCACGCAGACGGACATCATCCGCAGCGGCAAGGTGATGAACGCCGTGGCAAGGGAAGCGGGCTTCGTCAATGCGATGCCGACGGACATGCCCGCCGATGCACGGGTGCAGGCGGCAGCCGCCACGGTCGCGAAGAACATGACCATCACCACCGGCCGGCAGAGCAACGTGCTCCAGATCCAGTATCTGGACGCCGATCCGCAGGTCGCCGCAAAGGTCGCCAACCTGATCGCCCGGATCTACATGCGCGAACAGGTGGAACTGCGCGCCTCCCCGGCGCGCGGATCGGCCAAATGGTTCGACGAGCAGACGGAGGAAGTGCGCCGTCGCTATGAGATCGCGCAAAAGAAGCTGTCGGACTTCCAGCGGGCGCACGACATCATCGGCATCAACCGCATGGACCTTGAGGCGGAGAAGCTGAAGAACCTGTCCTATCAGCTTACCCAGGCGCAGGCGGAAGCGGCGGCCGCACGGTCCAAGGCCGGTGCGGGCAGCGTTTCCGACATCGAAGGATCGCTGATCGTCCAGAATTTGCAGGAACAGGTGGCGGCGCAGTCCGCCAGGGTATCCGAACTGCAAAAGACCCTGGGCCCCAATCATCCGACCATGGCGGCGGCGGCCGCCCAACTGTCCGAACTCCAGTCCAAGCTGGCGGCGGCGCGCGCCAGCCAGGCCGGCGCGGTCAGCGCCAACAGCGTGGCGGCCAGCCGGCGGGAGGGCGACCTCAAGTCCAACATGGCGGGGCAGGAGGATCGCATGATCCGCATGTCGGACGTTCAGGATCAGCTCATGGTCCTCCAGCGCGACGTGGATGCCGCGCGGCAGACCTATGACACGGTGCGGCAGCGCTTCAACGAGGCGGTGCTGAAGAGCCAGATATCCCAACCCAATGCCAGTCCGCTGGATGAGGCCACCGTGCCCCTGCTGCCTGCCAAGCCCAATATCATGCTGTGGCTGATCGGCGGGATCGCGCTTGGCCTGGTCGGCGGCGTGGCTGCCGTCATCCTGATGGAGATCGTCCATCCCCGCGTTCGTTCCGCGGCCGGCGTCGCCCGCGCCACCGAGGTCGATGTCATCACCGAACTGGTGCCGGTCCCTGCGCGCCAGGCCAAGTTCTTCAAGCAACAGGAGGCCGCATGA
- a CDS encoding sugar transferase, whose translation MSKIDLAIKGVPSRQPSTAAGQRNARLWLCMLLLVADMAALATGFAFGLRAAGLQWLADGQWQPLAGGMIVYAVLAFHNQAYNPHCLMHMTQSCRSATMAFAGTLLIFLLVVFSLKATGQLSRLGISAGILCSGTLLVLQRLMIVRMVRRNFADGLFAQLLIIDDGAIPDDVGGMVIVDAAAIGLKADLDDPYMLHRLGTLLRDYDRAVISCPAERKADWAQMLKGGNILGEIIVPELDPMAPLAVQSYRGTPTLVVSRGPLNLANRAKKRLLDIALTVPVLILLAPLMAVVAILIKLDSPGPVFFKQERIGRGNMLFHILKFRSMKVEQCDSAGATSTQRDDNRITRVGAFIRKTSIDELPQLINVLLGEMSLVGPRPHALGSTAEEQLFWQVDRQYWHRHALKPGITGLAQIRGFRGATETRRDILNRVEADLEYLHGWSLMRDIAILLGTLNVLVHKNAY comes from the coding sequence ATGTCGAAAATTGATCTGGCGATCAAAGGTGTTCCCAGTCGCCAGCCCTCTACAGCCGCAGGGCAGCGGAATGCGCGGCTTTGGCTGTGCATGCTCCTGCTCGTGGCCGACATGGCGGCGCTTGCGACGGGCTTTGCCTTCGGGCTGCGCGCCGCCGGCCTGCAATGGCTGGCGGACGGGCAGTGGCAGCCGCTGGCGGGCGGCATGATCGTGTACGCGGTCCTGGCTTTCCATAATCAGGCCTATAATCCCCATTGCCTGATGCACATGACCCAGTCCTGCCGCAGCGCGACCATGGCTTTCGCGGGCACATTGCTGATCTTCCTGCTGGTCGTCTTCTCGCTCAAGGCAACCGGACAATTGTCGCGGCTAGGCATTTCGGCCGGAATATTGTGCAGCGGCACCTTGCTCGTTCTGCAACGGCTGATGATCGTGCGCATGGTTCGCCGCAACTTTGCAGACGGGCTGTTTGCGCAGCTCCTGATCATCGACGACGGCGCCATTCCCGACGATGTCGGCGGCATGGTGATCGTCGATGCGGCGGCGATTGGATTGAAGGCCGACCTGGACGATCCCTATATGCTGCATCGTCTGGGCACCTTGCTCCGCGACTATGATCGCGCGGTCATCTCCTGCCCGGCCGAACGCAAGGCCGATTGGGCCCAGATGCTGAAGGGCGGCAACATATTGGGCGAGATCATCGTGCCGGAACTGGACCCGATGGCGCCGCTGGCGGTGCAGTCCTACCGCGGCACGCCCACTCTGGTGGTGTCGCGCGGGCCGTTGAACCTCGCCAACCGGGCGAAGAAGCGGCTGCTGGACATCGCTCTGACGGTGCCGGTGCTGATCCTTCTCGCCCCACTGATGGCGGTGGTGGCGATCCTGATCAAGCTGGACTCGCCCGGCCCCGTCTTCTTCAAGCAGGAACGGATAGGGCGCGGCAACATGCTGTTTCACATCCTGAAATTCCGCAGCATGAAGGTGGAGCAGTGCGACAGCGCGGGCGCGACTTCGACGCAGCGGGACGACAATCGCATCACGCGGGTCGGGGCCTTCATCCGCAAGACCAGCATCGATGAACTGCCGCAGCTCATCAACGTGCTGTTGGGCGAGATGAGCCTGGTGGGGCCGCGCCCCCACGCCCTGGGATCGACGGCTGAGGAACAGCTATTCTGGCAGGTCGACCGGCAATATTGGCACCGCCATGCGCTGAAGCCGGGGATCACCGGCCTGGCGCAGATCCGCGGCTTTCGGGGCGCGACGGAAACGCGCCGCGACATATTGAACCGGGTGGAGGCGGACCTGGAATATCTGCATGGCTGGAGCCTGATGCGCGACATAGCGATCCTGTTGGGCACGCTCAACGTGCTGGTCCACAAGAACGCTTATTAG
- a CDS encoding glycosyltransferase family 2 protein has product MSDAALGKQPFFSVVIPLYNRAEIVGDTIRSVLAQDWRDFEIVVIDDGSRDNPGPVIDAIGDPRVRYIRQDNAGGGAARNAGIMASDGRYIAFLDSDDLFLPGKLSIMAKALAGDDGRTVLYSRMKVDRGVDRYWIRPDRGIREGEDVGEYLFCANQFMQTSTMVVPTGMAQHVLFDPALKKGQDLDFCVRLQGAGARFRMIDQPLTIWLDATEAGRTSYVKGYETSLDWLDRCGHMLTNRARRGYRATVLAYHMAPIRPVAAIKDLAVGMVAGGVPPRVIARQVLRSYLPKPLYRSLVNGFVLRFGKAEPATSGAGS; this is encoded by the coding sequence ATGAGCGATGCCGCGCTGGGCAAGCAACCCTTTTTCTCCGTCGTCATCCCGCTCTACAACCGGGCGGAAATCGTCGGGGACACCATCCGGTCCGTGCTGGCGCAGGACTGGCGGGATTTCGAGATCGTCGTGATCGACGACGGGTCGCGGGACAATCCCGGCCCGGTCATCGACGCGATAGGCGATCCTCGCGTCCGTTATATCCGACAGGACAATGCCGGCGGCGGCGCGGCGCGCAATGCCGGGATCATGGCGTCGGACGGGCGCTATATCGCCTTTCTGGACTCCGACGACCTGTTCCTGCCCGGCAAGCTTTCCATCATGGCGAAGGCGCTGGCGGGAGACGACGGGCGAACGGTGCTCTATTCCCGGATGAAGGTGGACCGGGGCGTCGACCGCTACTGGATCAGGCCCGACCGGGGCATTCGCGAGGGCGAGGATGTCGGGGAATATCTGTTCTGCGCCAACCAGTTCATGCAGACCAGCACCATGGTCGTGCCGACCGGCATGGCGCAGCATGTGCTGTTCGACCCGGCGCTGAAGAAGGGGCAGGATCTGGACTTCTGCGTCCGGCTCCAGGGCGCAGGCGCGCGGTTCCGGATGATCGACCAGCCGCTGACCATATGGCTCGACGCGACCGAGGCCGGGCGGACTTCCTATGTTAAGGGGTATGAGACCTCGCTCGACTGGCTGGACCGCTGCGGCCACATGCTCACCAACCGGGCGCGGCGGGGCTATCGCGCGACCGTGCTCGCCTATCACATGGCGCCGATCAGGCCGGTGGCGGCGATCAAGGATCTGGCGGTCGGCATGGTGGCGGGCGGCGTTCCTCCCCGCGTGATCGCCCGGCAGGTTCTGCGGTCCTACCTGCCCAAGCCGCTCTACCGTTCGCTGGTCAACGGCTTCGTCCTGCGCTTCGGTAAGGCCGAGCCCGCGACAAGTGGAGCCGGTTCGTGA
- a CDS encoding ATP-binding protein: MTTLDQGFAQPRSGQKSGIFDRFLSLARNGERRNERTIPDDVPLHLDVPALPGFRHEAPEAQPEEPSHRPLSMSAMAAPIKPISLRRDSIYAAFNTAMPVTDRHGLAGRNSELEKLVEAIVVQRKHAVIFGTRGSGKTSLARVFGDLADEAGCVALYASANGEADFDSLFRPFLTELPMSSAGQERARKMMGEPLDVSRLSALLVEEVRERSILIIDEYDRVQSETAKQDVATLLKLLTDIHSPVQVVLVGIASDIDGLIAAHPSLRRHLVPQRVAPIPKPELERLLLSCAGNARLSIDEDALDALASAAMGSPYHARLFGMSAALVTEAAARDRMLLSDVEQGLISALEDWEEMSGQTHALFRRILWEAGSSRRMIALAAVVASQMSAISYERLVKLGHEVLGGGSINESQARDAMVRLQPALVATPNGELWMFEDTLAPQFLLLMAKQPVQSAPPVQSPAEEMRALLKGVDGL, translated from the coding sequence TTGACGACCCTCGATCAAGGCTTCGCGCAACCACGATCCGGCCAGAAATCCGGTATTTTCGATCGCTTCCTGTCCCTCGCCCGAAACGGGGAGAGGCGCAATGAGCGCACCATTCCCGACGACGTGCCGCTGCACCTCGACGTGCCGGCCTTGCCCGGCTTCCGCCATGAGGCGCCCGAAGCGCAGCCGGAGGAACCGTCGCACCGCCCGCTATCGATGAGCGCAATGGCCGCGCCGATCAAGCCGATCAGCCTGCGCCGCGACAGCATCTATGCGGCGTTCAACACCGCCATGCCGGTGACGGACCGCCACGGCCTGGCCGGGCGCAACAGCGAACTGGAAAAGCTGGTCGAGGCGATCGTCGTGCAGCGCAAGCATGCCGTGATCTTCGGCACGCGGGGATCGGGCAAGACATCGCTCGCCCGCGTGTTCGGCGACCTGGCGGACGAGGCGGGATGCGTCGCGCTCTATGCCTCCGCCAATGGGGAGGCGGATTTCGACTCCCTCTTCCGCCCCTTCCTGACGGAACTGCCGATGAGCAGCGCCGGACAGGAACGGGCGCGCAAGATGATGGGCGAGCCGCTGGACGTGTCGCGCCTCTCCGCCCTGCTGGTGGAGGAGGTGCGGGAACGGTCCATCCTGATCATCGACGAATATGACCGGGTGCAGTCCGAAACGGCCAAGCAGGATGTCGCGACGCTGCTGAAGCTGCTGACCGACATCCACTCGCCGGTCCAGGTCGTGCTGGTTGGCATTGCCAGCGACATAGACGGGCTGATCGCCGCCCACCCCTCGCTGCGCCGCCATCTGGTGCCGCAGCGGGTCGCGCCGATCCCCAAGCCGGAACTGGAGCGGCTGCTGCTGTCCTGCGCGGGCAATGCGCGGCTTTCCATCGACGAGGATGCGCTGGACGCGCTGGCGAGCGCGGCCATGGGTTCGCCCTATCATGCCCGGCTGTTCGGCATGTCGGCCGCCCTGGTGACGGAAGCGGCCGCGCGCGACCGGATGCTGCTTTCCGATGTCGAGCAGGGACTGATTTCCGCGCTGGAGGACTGGGAGGAGATGAGCGGCCAGACCCATGCGCTGTTCCGCCGCATCCTCTGGGAAGCCGGTTCGTCGCGCCGGATGATCGCTCTTGCCGCCGTGGTGGCCTCCCAAATGTCCGCCATCAGCTATGAGCGGCTGGTGAAGCTCGGCCATGAGGTGCTGGGCGGCGGGTCCATCAACGAAAGCCAGGCGCGCGACGCCATGGTGCGGCTGCAACCCGCCCTGGTGGCGACGCCCAATGGCGAACTGTGGATGTTCGAGGATACGCTGGCGCCGCAATTTCTGCTGCTGATGGCGAAGCAGCCGGTGCAGAGCGCACCGCCTGTGCAATCGCCCGCGGAGGAGATGCGCGCGCTGCTCAAGGGAGTGGACGGGCTATGA
- a CDS encoding Lrp/AsnC family transcriptional regulator → MKQDRQIDAVDRKIIAALQEDATLSHAELAERVGASSASCWRRIKALEAAGILAATVRLVDPEKVGRGVNVLCNIRMRSHAQEARRAFEQFVESRPEIVECFSMSGEWDYLIRVVVADVADYNRFLMMTLLGHPSVAGAASHFALSMTKFTTALPV, encoded by the coding sequence ATGAAACAGGACCGACAGATCGATGCCGTCGACCGAAAGATCATCGCGGCGTTGCAGGAGGATGCGACGCTCAGCCATGCCGAACTGGCTGAAAGGGTGGGGGCCTCCAGCGCTTCCTGCTGGCGCCGGATCAAGGCGCTGGAGGCTGCGGGCATACTCGCGGCCACGGTCAGGCTGGTCGATCCGGAAAAGGTCGGGCGCGGCGTCAACGTCCTCTGCAACATCCGCATGCGCAGCCACGCGCAGGAAGCCCGCCGCGCATTCGAGCAGTTCGTGGAAAGCCGGCCGGAAATCGTCGAATGCTTTTCGATGTCGGGGGAATGGGACTATCTGATACGCGTCGTGGTGGCGGATGTCGCGGATTATAACCGCTTCCTGATGATGACCTTGCTGGGCCATCCCTCGGTGGCGGGGGCCGCCTCCCACTTCGCCCTGTCCATGACGAAGTTCACCACCGCCCTCCCGGTCTAA
- a CDS encoding polysaccharide biosynthesis/export family protein, whose amino-acid sequence MKADTLLKSISTLLIIAGPMTATAQTAAGNAAATATAAPVAQTASAGYQLGPNDELKISVFGQPDLSTTTRIKEDGTVLLALVGPVSAKGKTTTQLAQDIAAGYASGGYLTKPSVSVEVSNYVSRFVTVLGNVPEAGNYPLDRDYTVASMLAKAGGSTKDGANAVILTPADGSGPVRISLADMGAGAMRPLKAGDTLFVPPAEKVYVYGQVQQPGAFSYVPGQSFRQALALAGGPTLAGSTKRIKVRREGKEIQAKLDDPVKPEDVLIIREKLF is encoded by the coding sequence GTGAAAGCCGATACTCTCCTGAAATCCATCTCGACCCTGCTCATCATTGCAGGTCCGATGACTGCGACTGCCCAGACCGCCGCCGGAAACGCGGCGGCGACCGCAACCGCCGCTCCCGTCGCGCAGACGGCGAGCGCGGGCTATCAGCTCGGTCCCAATGACGAGCTGAAAATCTCCGTCTTCGGTCAGCCGGACCTGTCGACCACGACGCGCATCAAGGAGGACGGTACCGTCCTGCTCGCGCTGGTCGGCCCGGTTTCCGCCAAGGGCAAGACGACCACTCAACTCGCGCAGGACATCGCCGCGGGATACGCCAGCGGCGGTTATCTCACCAAGCCGTCCGTCAGCGTGGAGGTCAGCAACTATGTCAGCCGGTTCGTCACCGTGCTCGGCAATGTGCCGGAAGCGGGCAATTATCCGCTCGACCGGGATTATACGGTCGCGTCGATGCTCGCCAAGGCGGGCGGTTCGACCAAGGACGGCGCCAATGCCGTCATCCTGACGCCCGCCGACGGCAGCGGGCCGGTGCGCATTTCGCTGGCCGACATGGGCGCAGGCGCGATGCGGCCGTTGAAGGCAGGCGACACGCTGTTCGTGCCGCCGGCGGAGAAAGTCTATGTCTACGGCCAGGTCCAGCAGCCCGGCGCCTTTTCCTATGTGCCGGGGCAAAGCTTCCGGCAGGCATTGGCGTTGGCGGGCGGGCCGACCCTGGCGGGTTCCACGAAAAGGATAAAAGTCCGGCGGGAGGGGAAGGAAATACAGGCGAAGCTGGACGATCCAGTGAAGCCTGAAGACGTCCTCATCATCCGGGAGAAGCTGTTTTGA
- a CDS encoding WecB/TagA/CpsF family glycosyltransferase has product MSAEQALARPQPLPSPGIGPGIGNEAPVAHVGGLPVSTLSLDALIAKMLVEAPLRRSLEQQPSLVFDANGQGLSMNATDPDFRANLAQADLIHADGQIIVAASRWFGGPQIADRSSTTDMFIDSLKPAADAQVSYYLLGGEEKVNAACAKEILALAPGLQLAGRRNGFWKPEEEDAVIDAINAAAPDVLWVGTGKPREQAFCVRNRDRIKAGWIVTCGGLFNYITGDYPRAPLWMQKSGFEWLHRMATRPKELAWRYITTNPHALWLIWKHRHG; this is encoded by the coding sequence ATGAGCGCCGAACAAGCGCTGGCGCGTCCCCAGCCCCTTCCTTCCCCCGGCATCGGTCCGGGCATAGGGAATGAAGCCCCGGTCGCGCATGTCGGCGGCCTGCCCGTATCCACCCTGTCGCTGGATGCGCTGATCGCGAAGATGCTGGTGGAAGCGCCCCTGCGCCGTAGCCTGGAGCAGCAGCCGTCGCTGGTGTTCGACGCCAACGGCCAGGGCCTGTCGATGAACGCCACCGATCCGGACTTCCGCGCCAATCTGGCGCAGGCGGACCTGATCCATGCCGACGGACAGATCATCGTCGCGGCCTCCCGCTGGTTCGGCGGACCGCAGATCGCGGACCGTTCCAGCACGACGGACATGTTCATCGACAGCCTGAAACCGGCGGCGGATGCCCAGGTCAGCTATTATCTGCTCGGCGGAGAGGAGAAGGTGAACGCCGCCTGCGCGAAGGAGATCCTCGCGCTGGCGCCGGGTCTTCAGCTCGCCGGACGGCGCAACGGCTTCTGGAAGCCGGAGGAGGAGGATGCGGTGATCGACGCGATCAACGCGGCAGCGCCCGACGTCCTTTGGGTCGGCACCGGCAAGCCCCGCGAACAGGCCTTTTGCGTGCGCAATCGCGACCGGATCAAGGCGGGCTGGATCGTTACCTGCGGGGGCCTGTTCAACTATATCACCGGCGACTATCCGCGCGCCCCGCTCTGGATGCAGAAGTCCGGTTTCGAATGGCTGCACCGCATGGCGACGCGGCCCAAGGAACTGGCCTGGCGCTACATCACCACCAATCCGCACGCGCTTTGGCTGATCTGGAAACATCGCCATGGCTGA
- a CDS encoding P-loop NTPase family protein produces MRLRSTAGAPHQLASGGRAGGGAALRPRARDSHNFARLAVEHGFLAEADVHKVEAHARSQGLALHDAAVDLGLLNPEDAGMLAALQGGFALLPEGDQRVDPLVVAAFDPANAYAAKVRTIRAKMRAAAKEGDPAALRLAVLAIEAGDEAAIMAANLAVVLAQMDGQTMLIDVDMGRPSLDRLFRIANKAGLAEQLMGSAALLPAARTAVEGLWLMTAGRASGSAASLVTRGPLAETANGWGLRDTSMLFYLAERKGDQTPYGSILAGFDAVVIVARRGDTAIADMRRVIDDLDRHGVPIAGTVIA; encoded by the coding sequence ATGAGACTGCGTTCCACGGCGGGCGCCCCGCATCAACTGGCCTCGGGCGGCAGGGCAGGCGGCGGCGCCGCGCTGCGTCCCCGCGCCCGCGACAGCCATAATTTCGCCCGACTGGCGGTGGAGCACGGTTTCCTGGCCGAAGCCGATGTGCACAAGGTCGAGGCGCATGCCCGATCCCAAGGGCTGGCGCTGCATGACGCGGCGGTTGACCTAGGGCTGCTGAACCCGGAGGATGCGGGCATGCTCGCGGCCTTGCAGGGCGGCTTCGCCCTGCTGCCGGAGGGCGACCAGCGGGTCGATCCGCTGGTGGTCGCGGCCTTCGACCCCGCCAATGCCTATGCCGCCAAGGTGCGGACGATCCGCGCCAAGATGCGCGCCGCGGCCAAGGAGGGCGATCCCGCCGCCCTGCGGCTGGCGGTGCTGGCCATAGAGGCAGGCGACGAGGCTGCGATCATGGCGGCGAACCTTGCCGTCGTGCTGGCCCAGATGGACGGGCAGACGATGTTGATCGACGTCGACATGGGCCGGCCTTCGCTCGACCGGCTGTTCCGCATCGCGAACAAGGCAGGACTGGCAGAGCAATTAATGGGCAGCGCCGCGCTGCTGCCCGCGGCCAGGACGGCGGTGGAGGGCCTGTGGCTGATGACCGCCGGTCGCGCATCCGGCAGCGCGGCGAGCCTCGTGACGCGCGGCCCGCTGGCGGAAACGGCCAATGGCTGGGGCCTGCGCGACACGTCGATGCTGTTCTACCTTGCGGAGCGGAAGGGCGACCAGACGCCCTATGGCAGCATATTGGCGGGCTTCGACGCCGTCGTGATCGTCGCGCGGCGCGGCGATACCGCCATTGCCGACATGCGCCGGGTCATCGACGATCTGGACCGGCATGGCGTACCGATCGCCGGGACGGTGATTGCATGA
- a CDS encoding O-antigen ligase family protein, whose protein sequence is MAARPAGSRLTMATSWHRGGVAVIPAQTGGGQSMRMIWITQIFYFVFLMMVFIGQQPFASRTQDELVAMAQENDGSDLFKQMLFIGFALLLTGVQIIRKHPLQYRFTFWPLAIMLVWFFISCTWGVDPFVSFKRAMQQLIVIYITFCALSLMGPQRLFDALRAALIVSLIICWVSLPLTPAAVHPPTESDKALIGAWRGFFFHKNIAGAVMALTFIVCGNAWIDRRKWYYALFAVMAFVFVIGTKSKTSLALCVGMLAISNIYRALSDNTQKRAILLLMLGFGMVGFLALYIAYQPTIERLFADPTSFTGRVSIWQVVFDYLADHPYLGAGFGGFWQVGVNSPAHDYLNQQFQMLTAHSHDGYLEILVTTGPLGLAMLLVSFLALPAYWFLTGSTRENQALMVPAFAIWVFVMYQNLLETSFFDKDRQVWVIFLAAIAAAHATFKAKPRPQWTRRYHLRQESVHG, encoded by the coding sequence ATGGCGGCGCGACCGGCGGGGAGCCGCCTGACCATGGCGACAAGCTGGCATCGCGGCGGTGTCGCCGTCATCCCCGCACAGACGGGCGGCGGCCAGAGCATGCGCATGATCTGGATCACCCAGATCTTCTATTTCGTCTTCCTGATGATGGTCTTCATCGGCCAGCAACCCTTCGCCTCCCGCACGCAGGACGAGCTGGTGGCGATGGCGCAGGAAAATGACGGGTCGGACCTGTTCAAGCAGATGCTGTTCATCGGCTTCGCCCTGCTGCTGACCGGCGTGCAGATCATCCGCAAGCATCCGCTGCAATATAGATTCACCTTCTGGCCGCTGGCGATCATGCTGGTCTGGTTCTTCATTTCCTGCACCTGGGGCGTGGACCCGTTCGTGTCCTTCAAGCGGGCGATGCAGCAGCTCATCGTGATCTACATCACCTTCTGCGCGCTCTCCCTGATGGGGCCGCAGCGGCTGTTCGACGCGCTGCGCGCGGCGCTGATCGTCTCGCTGATCATCTGCTGGGTGTCGCTGCCGCTGACACCCGCCGCCGTCCATCCGCCGACCGAAAGCGACAAGGCGCTGATCGGCGCATGGCGCGGTTTCTTCTTCCACAAGAATATCGCCGGGGCCGTCATGGCGCTGACCTTCATCGTCTGCGGCAATGCATGGATCGACCGGCGCAAATGGTATTATGCGCTGTTCGCGGTCATGGCCTTCGTCTTCGTGATCGGAACCAAGAGCAAGACCTCACTCGCGCTGTGCGTCGGCATGCTGGCGATCAGCAACATCTATCGGGCGCTGAGCGACAACACGCAGAAACGCGCGATATTGCTGCTGATGCTGGGGTTCGGCATGGTCGGCTTCCTGGCGCTCTACATCGCTTACCAGCCCACCATCGAGCGGCTGTTCGCCGATCCGACCAGCTTCACCGGCCGCGTGTCGATCTGGCAGGTGGTGTTCGACTATCTGGCCGATCATCCCTATCTGGGCGCGGGCTTCGGCGGCTTCTGGCAGGTCGGCGTGAACAGCCCGGCGCATGACTATCTCAACCAGCAATTCCAGATGCTGACCGCCCATTCGCATGACGGCTATCTGGAAATCCTGGTGACGACCGGGCCGCTGGGCCTCGCCATGCTGCTGGTCAGCTTTCTTGCCTTGCCCGCCTACTGGTTCCTGACCGGCTCGACCAGGGAGAACCAGGCGCTGATGGTGCCGGCCTTCGCGATCTGGGTCTTCGTCATGTACCAGAATCTGCTGGAAACCAGCTTCTTCGACAAGGATCGCCAGGTCTGGGTGATCTTCCTCGCGGCCATCGCGGCCGCGCACGCCACCTTCAAGGCCAAGCCGCGCCCGCAATGGACCCGGCGCTATCACCTCCGGCAGGAGAGCGTCCATGGCTAA